One Vigna unguiculata cultivar IT97K-499-35 chromosome 7, ASM411807v1, whole genome shotgun sequence genomic region harbors:
- the LOC114191899 gene encoding receptor-like protein 4 gives MSLPFYISFFFFIITITTSAPPPPPPPPPYPYGLSYHINCGTSANSTDSFNTTWLSDRFFSAGSSALVSQPLNFPLPSEKTLRFFPPSSYGKKNCYTFPSLPSSSRYLIRTFTVYDNYDAKSRPPSFDVALSSTVLFSWRSPWPESTAAKGAYSDLFASLSNTSSSLDLCFYGFATDAPLVSSIELIQVHPAAYDAPDNIILVNYGRISCGASQHWGAAFSNDTDRFARSWQPDSAFRKSPQDSNDVRFLSTSNSISGADEDPNYFPMKVYQSAVTTEGTLEYELEVDAKMDYTVWLHFAEIDSSVKKAGERVFDVFINGDNKTRVDIYKQVGGFSALTLHYTLKNLSSNVFTLKLVPAVGAPLISGVENYALVPIDPATLPLQASAMKALKESLRVPDRMGWNGDPCAPTTWDAWEGVTCRMTTDKTALVISEIDLATQGLKGYISDQISLLSNLVSLNLSSNSLAGEIPAGLGQKSLIQVDLSNNQLTGSIPDGLASSNLKLVLLNGNLLEGRVPEQLYSVGVRGGAIDLSGNKGLCGVPSLPSCPMFWEHGRLSSRGKLAIGLSCLFVLCVVLLLAYIYIRRKKNDYDFGLPHELISLAAKRNRYQRQKSLMLLELESQHAKGLPSPFTPL, from the exons ATGTCTTTACCTTTCTacatctctttctttttcttcatcatcaccatcaccacctctgcaccaccaccacctccacctccTCCTCCATACCCCTACG GTTTATCCTACCACATTAACTGTGGCACTTCTGCCAACTCCACTGACTCCTTCAATACCACATGGCTCTCCGACCGTTTCTTCTCCGCCGGCTCCTCCGCCCTCGTCTCCCAGCCTCTCAACTTCCCCCTCCCCTCCGAGAAAACCCTCCGCTTCTTCCCTCCCTCCTCCTACGGCAAGAAAAACTGCTACACCTTCCCCTCCCTCCCCTCCTCCTCTCGCTACCTTATCCGCACCTTCACCGTCTACGACAACTACGACGCCAAGTCCCGCCCTCCCTCCTTCGACGTCGCCCTCTCCTCCACCGTCCTCTTCAGCTGGCGCTCCCCCTGGCCCGAGTCCACCGCCGCCAAGGGCGCCTACTCCGACCTCTTCGCCTCCCTCTCCAACACCTCCTCCTCCCTCGATCTCTGCTTCTACGGCTTCGCCACCGATGCCCCCCTCGTCTCCTCCATCGAGCTCATCCAGGTGCACCCTGCCGCCTACGACGCACCCGACAACATTATCCTCGTCAACTACGGCCGCATTTCCTGCGGCGCCTCCCAGCATTGGGGAGCCGCCTTCTCCAACGACACCGACCGCTTCGCCCGCTCCTGGCAGCCGGACTCTGCATTCCGTAAAAGCCCCCAAGATTCCAACGACGTCCGCTTCCTCTCCACGTCGAACTCGATCTCCGGCGCCGACGAGGACCCTAATTACTTCCCCATGAAGGTGTACCAGTCGGCGGTGACCACGGAGGGGACGCTGGAGTACGAATTGGAGGTGGACGCGAAGATGGACTATACCGTGTGGCTGCACTTCGCGGAAATCGATTCCAGCGTGAAAAAAGCAGGGGAGAGGGTCTTCGACGTGTTCATCAACGGCGATAATAAGACCAGGGTTGACATATACAAACAAGTTGGTGGTTTCTCTGCGTTGACTTTGCATTACACCCTCAAGAACTTGAGCTCCAACGTGTTCACACTGAAGCTCGTGCCGGCTGTGGGTGCCCCTCTCATTAGTGGCGTTGAGAATTACGCATTGGTCCCTATCGATCCCGCCACCCTCCCTCTCCAAG CGAGTGCGATGAAGGCGTTGAAAGAGTCGCTTCGTGTTCCTGATAGAATGGGTTGGAATGGTGATCCCTGCGCCCCTACTACTTGGGATGCTTGGGAGGGTGTTACCTGCCGCATGACTACCGATAAAACTGCTCTCGTCATAAGTGAGAT AGATCTTGCCACTCAGGGCTTGAAAGGGTACATAAGCGACCAGATTAGTCTTTTATCCAACTTGGTAAGCTT GAATTTGAGTTCTAATTCCTTAGCGGGCGAAATACCAGCTGGACTGGGTCAAAAATCTCTGATACAAGT GGATTTATCCAACAATCAGTTAACGGGATCCATACCTGACGGTTTGGCATCTTCGAATCTGAAGCTCGT GCTACTGAACGGTAACCTATTGGAAGGGCGAGTTCCAGAGCAACTTTATTCTGTTGGTGTGCGTGGTGGAGCTATTGA TCTGTCTGGCAACAAGGGATTGTGCGGTGTACCATCTCTTCCGTCATGTCCTATGTTTTGGGAGCATGGCAGATTATCCAGTCGGGGTAAACTTGCAATAGGCTTGTCatgtctttttgttttgtgtgtggTACTGCTGCTGGCATATATCTACATCAGGAGGAAAAAGAACGATTATGATTTTGGCCTTCCTCATGAATTAATTT CATTAGCTGCCAAGAGAAACCGCTATCAGAGGCAGAAATCGTTGATGCTTCTTGAGCTAGAGAGTCAACATGCCAAGGGACTACCTTCACCTTTTACTccactataa